One window of Panthera tigris isolate Pti1 chromosome C2, P.tigris_Pti1_mat1.1, whole genome shotgun sequence genomic DNA carries:
- the ATP5PO gene encoding ATP synthase subunit O, mitochondrial: MASCAVSGLSRQVRCFSTSVVRPFAKLVRPPVQIYGIEGRYATALYSAASKQNKLEQVEKELLRVAQILKEPKMAASIMNPYVKRSVKVKSLNDMTAKERFSPLTCNLINLLAENGRLNNTPGVVSAFSTMMSVHRGEVPCTVTTASPLDEPTLAELKTVLKSFLSKGQVLKLEVKIDPSIMGGMIVRIGEKYADMSAKTKIQKLSRAMREIF; the protein is encoded by the exons ATGGCTTCCTGTGCAGTGTCCGGGCTCTCCCGGCAG gtGCGATGCTTTAGTACATCTGTGGTCAGGCCATTTGCCAAGCTCGTGAGG ccacCTGTTCAGATATATGGTATCGAAGGTCGCTATGCCACTGCTCTTTATTCTGCTGCATCTAAACAGAATAAGCTGGAACAAGTAGAAAAGGAATTGTTGAGAGTAGCA CAAATCTTGAAGGAACCCAAAATGGCTGCTTCCATTATGAATCCCTATGTGAAGCGTTCCGTGAAAGTGAAAAGCCTAAACGACATGACAGCAAAAGAGAGGTTCTCTCCCCTCACATGCAACCTGATCA ATTTGCTTGCTGAAAATGGTCGCTTGAACAACACCCCTGGAGTCGTTTCTGCCTTTTCGACCATGATGAGTGTCCACCGTGGAGAAGTTCCTTGCACAGTGACCACTGCATCC cCTTTAGATGAACCCACTCTTGCTGAATTAAAAACAGTCCTGAAGAGCTTCCTAAGTAAAGGCCAAGTATTGAAATTGGAGGTTAAG ATTGATCCGTCCATCATGGGTGGAATGATTGTCCGTATTGGAGAGAAATATGCTGATATGTCTGCGAAAACCAAGATTCAGAAGCTGAGCAGGGCCATGCGGGAGATTTTCTGA